The Streptomyces sp. NBC_00344 genome includes a window with the following:
- a CDS encoding glycoside hydrolase family 76 protein, which translates to MRSRHSRFVLTGTILAVLAAGTISAASPDLSRSATSPRAESAARATAAYAALENYFGTTDGSGLFREQYPAAAGDNPYSYEWPHSQVHIAALDISMVDRRYEAKLTEVSRAQEHYWNPVGGTTGLPGYDSYPVGPYGSGGDMLYDDNEWVGLAKVQRYLQAGDRAALSRAEQIFKLVESGWDTDSSHADPGGVFWTQADWSQARNTVSNMPAAELGLRLYQITGKRGYLNSAKRFYDWTNAHLRSPSGLYWDNLDLKGSIDQTFWSYNQGVPIGVNVLLYRVTRDRTYLRRAEQVAEAAYTYFVTEGRLLKQPPYFNSIFFKNLLLLESVDGGHTYQRAMAAYADHVWSTLRDPRTGLVRFDADGTTQAIQQGAVAQIFAVLAWPRSKWPMLC; encoded by the coding sequence ATGCGCTCACGTCATTCACGGTTCGTTCTGACGGGCACCATCCTCGCGGTCCTCGCCGCGGGTACGATTTCCGCGGCCTCCCCTGACCTGAGCCGGTCGGCCACGTCGCCCCGAGCCGAATCTGCGGCACGCGCCACCGCCGCGTATGCCGCTCTGGAGAACTACTTCGGCACCACTGACGGTTCGGGGCTCTTTCGCGAGCAGTATCCTGCGGCAGCGGGTGACAACCCGTACTCCTATGAGTGGCCGCATTCTCAGGTCCACATCGCCGCGCTCGACATATCGATGGTGGACAGGCGGTACGAGGCGAAGCTCACCGAGGTCTCCAGGGCTCAGGAGCACTACTGGAACCCGGTCGGCGGAACGACCGGGCTTCCCGGCTACGACTCCTATCCCGTCGGTCCCTACGGATCGGGTGGAGACATGTTGTACGACGACAACGAATGGGTCGGGCTGGCGAAGGTCCAGCGCTACCTGCAGGCCGGCGACCGGGCGGCGTTGTCGCGGGCGGAGCAGATCTTCAAGCTCGTGGAGTCGGGCTGGGACACCGACTCCAGCCATGCCGATCCGGGGGGTGTCTTCTGGACGCAGGCCGACTGGAGCCAGGCCCGCAACACCGTGTCGAACATGCCGGCCGCCGAACTGGGGCTCCGGCTCTACCAGATCACCGGCAAACGCGGCTATCTCAACTCCGCCAAGCGGTTCTACGACTGGACCAACGCCCATCTGCGGAGCCCCAGCGGCCTGTACTGGGACAATCTCGACCTGAAGGGCTCGATCGACCAGACCTTCTGGTCCTACAACCAGGGCGTACCGATCGGCGTGAACGTCCTGCTCTACAGGGTGACCCGCGACCGCACGTACCTGCGCCGCGCCGAGCAGGTCGCCGAGGCCGCCTACACCTACTTCGTCACCGAGGGACGTCTGCTCAAGCAGCCGCCGTACTTCAACTCGATCTTCTTCAAGAACCTGCTCCTGCTCGAGTCGGTGGACGGCGGCCACACGTACCAGCGGGCGATGGCCGCCTACGCCGACCATGTGTGGTCGACGCTGCGCGACCCCCGGACCGGCCTCGTACGGTTCGATGCCGACGGCACCACCCAGGCGATCCAGCAGGGCGCCGTCGCGCAGATCTTCGCGGTGCTCGCCTGGCCTCGCAGCAAGTGGCCGATGCTCTGCTGA
- a CDS encoding IclR family transcriptional regulator yields MPQSTGVPGVKSAARTVALLELLADRGDRASRLDELAADLSVPRSSMYQLLQTLVDRGWVRSDTTGSLYGIGIRALLTGTSYLDSDRHARMVRPYLDEASDALGETIHMARRDGSDVVYLVTRESHEYPRTISRVGRRIPAHANALGKALLAEYPDAGLPLPELPLRALTENTLTDPARLIADLAAVRERGYSIEREETVAGIAGFGFALHYGSPAIDAISCSVPVHRLTRDHEARIVSVMRDVQTRIETLLPPSAGDPDWR; encoded by the coding sequence ATGCCGCAGAGCACAGGGGTCCCTGGAGTGAAGTCCGCGGCGCGCACTGTCGCCCTGCTGGAACTGCTCGCCGACCGCGGCGACCGGGCGTCCCGCCTTGACGAACTCGCCGCGGACCTGAGCGTGCCGCGCAGCAGCATGTACCAGCTGCTGCAGACCCTCGTCGACCGTGGCTGGGTGCGTTCGGACACCACCGGTTCCCTGTACGGCATCGGGATCCGCGCCCTGCTCACGGGTACCAGCTATCTCGACAGCGACCGTCACGCGCGGATGGTCCGTCCGTACCTCGACGAGGCCTCAGACGCGCTCGGGGAGACGATCCACATGGCGCGACGTGACGGCTCCGACGTCGTCTACCTCGTGACCCGCGAATCCCACGAGTACCCGCGCACCATCAGCCGCGTCGGCCGCCGGATCCCGGCGCACGCCAACGCCCTCGGAAAGGCACTCCTCGCGGAATACCCCGACGCCGGACTTCCCCTGCCTGAACTACCGTTGCGCGCCCTCACCGAGAACACGCTCACCGACCCGGCCCGCTTGATCGCCGACCTGGCGGCCGTGCGGGAGCGGGGCTACTCCATCGAACGTGAGGAGACCGTGGCCGGTATCGCGGGTTTCGGGTTCGCCCTGCACTACGGCAGCCCGGCCATCGACGCCATCAGCTGCTCGGTCCCGGTGCACCGGCTCACCAGGGATCACGAGGCCCGCATCGTCTCCGTCATGCGGGACGTGCAGACGAGGATCGAGACCCTGCTGCCGCCTTCGGCCGGGGACCCCGACTGGCGCTGA
- a CDS encoding gluconate:H+ symporter, protein MPLLVVGISVLILLLLMTKLKLNGFAALLLVAVGVGVVQGIPLEKIPDILAEGIGGQIGDTMLTIGLGAMVGRVMGDSGAAQRIAGKLLDAFGPRWVQVAMVVTSMLIGVTMFYEVAFIIIVPIAFTLVRVTGSKLLWVGLPMSIALSTMHSFLPPHPGPTAVASTFHASIGLTLLYGLFIAVPAGALVALVWPRLPFIRAMDPQIPKGLVNEHEFTDEEMPGLGWSLSVALFPVVLIAGAAVTDLVTSAETPFLHLVAFIGSAPIALLLTLALAAWAFGPRIGRSLAEVNASCTSAAQAMAMILLVIGAGGAFKNVLVEGGISDYIKEVTDSWSISPIILAWLIAVILRIALGSATVAVVTASGVVLPLISGSGTHAEMMVLAVSCGSIAFSHVNDPGFWLFKEYFNLSVVDAIKVRTTYTTVLAVLGLGGVLAVEWALDVLAL, encoded by the coding sequence ATGCCACTGCTCGTAGTCGGAATCAGCGTCCTGATTCTGCTGCTCCTGATGACCAAGCTGAAACTCAACGGCTTCGCCGCCCTGCTCCTCGTGGCGGTCGGCGTCGGCGTCGTCCAGGGGATCCCTCTGGAGAAGATCCCGGACATCCTCGCAGAGGGTATCGGTGGCCAGATCGGTGACACGATGCTCACCATCGGACTCGGCGCGATGGTCGGCCGCGTCATGGGGGACTCCGGTGCCGCACAGCGCATAGCCGGCAAGCTCCTCGATGCCTTCGGCCCCCGCTGGGTTCAAGTCGCCATGGTGGTCACCTCGATGCTCATCGGCGTGACCATGTTCTACGAGGTCGCCTTCATCATCATCGTGCCGATCGCGTTCACTCTGGTGAGGGTCACTGGATCGAAGCTGCTCTGGGTCGGGCTGCCGATGTCGATCGCCCTGTCCACCATGCACAGCTTTCTGCCTCCGCACCCCGGCCCCACAGCAGTCGCATCCACCTTCCACGCGTCCATCGGGCTGACCCTCCTCTACGGCCTGTTCATCGCCGTCCCGGCCGGTGCGCTCGTCGCCCTCGTGTGGCCGCGCCTGCCGTTCATCAGGGCGATGGACCCCCAGATCCCCAAGGGCCTCGTCAATGAGCACGAGTTCACCGATGAGGAGATGCCCGGGCTCGGCTGGTCGCTGTCCGTGGCTCTCTTCCCGGTCGTCCTGATCGCCGGTGCGGCGGTCACCGATCTGGTCACCTCCGCGGAAACCCCATTCCTGCATCTGGTCGCGTTCATCGGCTCGGCGCCCATCGCGCTGCTGCTGACCCTGGCCCTCGCGGCCTGGGCGTTCGGGCCGCGGATCGGCCGCAGCCTGGCCGAAGTGAACGCCTCCTGCACCTCGGCGGCACAGGCGATGGCGATGATTCTCCTGGTGATCGGCGCAGGGGGCGCTTTCAAGAACGTCCTGGTCGAAGGCGGGATCTCCGACTACATCAAGGAGGTTACCGACAGCTGGTCCATCTCGCCGATCATCCTCGCCTGGCTCATCGCGGTCATCCTCCGCATCGCCCTCGGCTCGGCGACGGTAGCCGTCGTCACAGCCTCCGGCGTGGTGCTGCCGCTCATCTCGGGCAGCGGGACGCACGCCGAGATGATGGTGCTCGCCGTGTCCTGCGGCTCCATCGCCTTCTCGCACGTCAACGATCCCGGATTCTGGCTGTTCAAGGAGTACTTCAACCTGTCGGTCGTTGATGCGATCAAGGTCCGGACCACCTACACGACGGTGCTCGCCGTCCTCGGCCTGGGAGGAGTTCTGGCGGTCGAGTGGGCCCTGGACGTTCTCGCTCTCTGA
- a CDS encoding UDP-glucose dehydrogenase family protein has protein sequence MTDRANKLPVPAPSDLPQLPFLGCGYLGATYAVCFAELGCQVLGVDTDATRIAKLAQGQLPFHEPELDSLLESNLHSGRLRFTTDYRSAADFGDVHFVCVGTPQRPGTDDADLSYVDAAVRELAHHPSKPALIVGKSTVSVGTAARLARLVEETVPPGVRAEVAWSPEFLQEGRAVEDVLRPHRIVFGVDGEWAETMLRAAHARLLELAEVEGREVPVVVTDLPTAELTKVAANAFLATKVSFINAVAEVCEATGADIAHLTRGISLDPRIGGHFLKAGLGFGGGCLPKDIRAFRTRAEQVGAGPALRFLGEVDEINERRRARVLELAVQLLAGRDAAARATAGRPLMGARICVWGSTFKPDSDDVRDSPALDVVGRLLGAGAEVTVYDPRGMENARREVPQALYATSADEAVTGADLLCVLTEWQEFCSADPARVARLVAGCRVVDGRNCLDATRWLGAGWEYRGMGRLSAARPP, from the coding sequence ATGACCGACCGCGCGAACAAACTGCCCGTCCCAGCGCCCTCAGACCTGCCCCAGCTGCCTTTCCTGGGCTGCGGATACCTCGGTGCGACCTATGCCGTCTGCTTCGCCGAACTGGGCTGCCAGGTCCTGGGCGTTGACACCGACGCCACCAGAATCGCCAAACTGGCTCAGGGACAGCTCCCGTTCCACGAACCCGAACTCGACAGTCTGCTGGAGAGCAACCTGCACAGCGGCCGACTCAGGTTCACCACCGACTACCGGAGCGCCGCAGACTTCGGCGACGTGCATTTCGTGTGTGTCGGCACGCCCCAGCGCCCGGGAACCGACGACGCGGACCTCTCCTATGTGGACGCAGCAGTGCGTGAACTGGCACATCATCCGTCCAAGCCCGCCCTCATCGTCGGTAAATCCACCGTCTCGGTCGGCACGGCGGCACGGCTCGCCCGGCTGGTCGAGGAAACGGTTCCGCCGGGCGTACGGGCAGAGGTCGCCTGGAGTCCCGAGTTCCTTCAGGAGGGCCGCGCGGTCGAGGACGTGCTGCGCCCTCATCGCATCGTCTTCGGCGTGGACGGCGAGTGGGCCGAGACCATGCTGCGCGCCGCCCATGCCCGGCTGCTCGAACTGGCCGAAGTGGAAGGCCGCGAGGTGCCCGTGGTGGTCACCGACCTGCCCACCGCGGAGCTCACCAAGGTCGCCGCCAATGCCTTCCTCGCCACCAAGGTGTCCTTCATCAACGCGGTCGCCGAGGTGTGTGAGGCGACCGGCGCTGATATCGCCCATCTGACCCGGGGCATCAGTCTCGATCCGAGGATCGGAGGCCATTTCCTGAAGGCAGGTCTCGGCTTCGGCGGCGGCTGCCTCCCCAAGGACATCCGGGCCTTCCGCACCCGTGCCGAACAGGTGGGGGCCGGGCCGGCGCTGCGCTTCCTCGGGGAAGTGGACGAGATCAACGAACGCCGTCGTGCCCGGGTGCTGGAACTGGCCGTCCAGCTCCTCGCGGGCCGCGACGCGGCGGCTAGGGCTACTGCGGGACGTCCCCTGATGGGGGCAAGGATCTGCGTCTGGGGCTCGACCTTCAAGCCCGACTCGGATGATGTGCGGGATTCGCCGGCGCTGGACGTGGTCGGCCGCCTCCTGGGCGCCGGGGCGGAGGTCACCGTCTACGATCCGCGCGGCATGGAGAACGCCCGGCGCGAGGTACCGCAGGCGCTGTACGCGACCAGCGCCGACGAGGCTGTCACTGGCGCTGATCTGCTCTGCGTACTCACGGAGTGGCAGGAGTTCTGTTCGGCTGATCCCGCTCGCGTGGCGAGGCTTGTCGCGGGCTGCCGCGTCGTCGACGGACGGAACTGCCTGGATGCCACGCGCTGGCTCGGAGCCGGCTGGGAATACCGGGGAATGGGCCGCCTCTCGGCCGCCCGCCCGCCCTGA
- the trpS gene encoding tryptophan--tRNA ligase codes for MNTTPRSAGADVPSSDSAADELGTSAAQARSAVLEELILKDPGKFRVLTGDRPTGRLHLGHYFGTLHNRVRLQDLGVEMFVIIADYQVLTDRDVADNLTGHVEELVLDYLAIGVDPARSTIFTHSAVPALNQLLLPFLSLVSVAELNRNPTVKDEIAHSRQSSVSGLMFTYPAHQAADILFCKANLVPVGQDQLPHLELTRTIARRFNDRYGNGADVFPQPDALLSNAPLLLGTDGTKMSKSRGNAITLAADADETARLIKGAKTDSERHITYDPATRPEVSSLLLLAALCQNRTPQQVADDIGSAGAAALKRTVTESVNEYLGPIRARRTQYAQDRAYLRETLREGNERARAVADSTLAGVRAAMNSDY; via the coding sequence GTGAACACCACCCCTCGGTCCGCAGGCGCCGACGTCCCGTCCTCCGATTCCGCCGCCGACGAGCTCGGGACGTCCGCAGCGCAGGCCCGCAGTGCGGTGCTGGAAGAGCTGATCCTCAAGGACCCAGGCAAATTCCGTGTCCTGACAGGAGATCGTCCAACGGGGCGTCTGCACCTGGGCCACTACTTCGGCACCCTCCACAACCGTGTACGGCTCCAGGACCTCGGAGTGGAGATGTTCGTGATCATTGCGGACTACCAGGTGCTGACCGATCGCGATGTGGCGGACAACCTGACCGGGCATGTCGAGGAACTGGTACTGGACTACCTCGCCATCGGCGTGGACCCGGCACGCAGCACGATCTTCACGCACAGCGCCGTTCCCGCCCTCAACCAGCTGCTGCTGCCCTTCCTCAGCCTGGTCTCCGTCGCCGAGCTGAACCGTAACCCCACGGTCAAGGACGAGATCGCCCACTCACGGCAGTCCTCCGTCAGCGGTCTGATGTTCACCTACCCCGCTCATCAGGCGGCCGACATTCTCTTCTGCAAGGCCAACCTTGTCCCGGTCGGCCAGGACCAGCTACCTCACCTCGAACTCACCCGAACCATCGCCCGACGCTTCAACGACCGCTACGGCAACGGCGCCGACGTGTTCCCCCAGCCCGATGCGCTGCTGTCGAATGCCCCACTGCTACTCGGCACGGACGGCACCAAGATGAGCAAGAGCCGGGGCAATGCCATCACCCTGGCCGCCGATGCCGACGAGACCGCCCGCCTGATCAAGGGCGCCAAGACCGACTCGGAGCGTCACATCACCTACGACCCGGCCACCCGTCCCGAAGTGTCCTCGCTCCTCCTCTTGGCAGCGCTCTGCCAGAACCGCACTCCCCAGCAGGTGGCCGACGACATCGGCTCGGCAGGAGCTGCCGCGCTGAAAAGGACCGTGACGGAGTCGGTCAACGAGTACCTGGGCCCGATCCGGGCCCGCCGTACCCAGTACGCACAGGACCGCGCCTACCTTCGCGAGACGCTGCGCGAAGGCAACGAGCGAGCCAGAGCCGTTGCCGACTCCACTCTCGCCGGGGTGCGTGCCGCCATGAACAGCGACTACTGA
- a CDS encoding methyltransferase domain-containing protein, giving the protein MAEHNTDHGYLLDNQQSEAGIRFGALSELFDPVTFRHVDQLGITAGMRCWEVGAGAPSVPLGLAERVGPAGAVVATDIDVSWTRDIAGGVIEVLRHDVAADPPPPGGFDLVHARLVLVHVTDRAEALRRMVQALRPGGRLLLEDADPALQPLLCPDESGPEQRLANRLRSGFRALMASRGADLAYGRTLPRLLREAPLEDVQADAYFPITSPACAVLEAATVRQIRRLLVAEGLATDEEIDRHLANVATGRLDLATAPMISAWGRRP; this is encoded by the coding sequence ATGGCTGAACACAACACGGATCACGGCTATCTGCTGGACAACCAGCAATCGGAGGCAGGGATCCGTTTCGGCGCCCTCAGCGAGTTGTTCGACCCGGTGACGTTCCGACATGTCGACCAGCTCGGAATCACTGCCGGCATGCGGTGCTGGGAGGTCGGTGCCGGCGCTCCCTCCGTACCCCTCGGGCTGGCCGAGAGAGTCGGCCCGGCGGGAGCGGTGGTCGCCACCGACATCGACGTGTCCTGGACCCGGGACATCGCCGGTGGCGTGATCGAGGTGCTGCGCCACGACGTGGCGGCCGACCCTCCGCCGCCCGGCGGCTTCGACCTCGTCCACGCCCGGCTGGTCCTGGTACACGTCACCGATCGCGCCGAGGCGCTGCGCCGGATGGTCCAAGCGCTGCGGCCCGGGGGGCGACTGCTCCTGGAGGACGCCGACCCGGCGCTGCAGCCGCTGTTGTGTCCGGACGAGTCCGGTCCCGAACAACGACTCGCCAACCGGCTGCGATCCGGCTTCCGCGCCTTGATGGCGTCACGCGGCGCGGATCTCGCGTACGGGCGAACTCTGCCCAGGCTGCTGCGCGAGGCGCCTCTGGAGGATGTTCAGGCCGACGCGTACTTCCCGATCACCTCCCCGGCATGCGCGGTCCTCGAAGCCGCGACTGTGCGTCAGATCCGCCGCCTGCTGGTCGCGGAAGGGCTCGCCACCGACGAGGAGATCGACCGCCACCTGGCGAATGTCGCCACCGGACGCCTCGACCTTGCCACCGCCCCCATGATCTCCGCATGGGGACGCCGCCCGTAA
- a CDS encoding copper resistance D family protein → MAAPSTPLGPFEDSAVSWATWTALMGFVGLIALALVAAGPAARVAGSDTLAAVTARLSRVAAVLGLLAVPAVLTGVAHAASASGGYDYAAAGNSLFDGSNDGRLSGLEVVLVLVAAALVAPLAVRRIAASAARRWLLAAGLCAGAIALGTTRFPDAVPDDWGRTIFETLMWMMHLLGGAVWIGGLAGLLLLAFPGAIAPVDRGAFWAPAIRRFSAAAMSCVGAIALSGLFLYWEHVDGLSQLLTTMYGRVLGVKILMFGTLLLIGAFNQFWLHPRIDALRAAGDERPLYAILVRKFPVTVAVETLLGLAVLFVAPFLHGSARNQAYQAGIAKHSTIAADDLPKLPVKDVSLSTWVWGTTETVALIVLLIAGYVISGYLARRRTAGRVTATANAQGELNAA, encoded by the coding sequence ATGGCGGCGCCATCGACCCCTCTCGGCCCGTTCGAGGACAGCGCCGTGTCATGGGCGACCTGGACGGCCTTGATGGGTTTTGTCGGCCTGATCGCCCTTGCGTTGGTGGCCGCGGGCCCCGCGGCCCGGGTTGCCGGATCGGACACGCTGGCCGCTGTTACTGCACGGCTGTCCCGAGTCGCGGCTGTCCTGGGGCTTCTGGCCGTGCCTGCGGTGCTGACCGGCGTTGCCCATGCGGCGTCGGCGAGCGGTGGCTACGACTACGCAGCGGCCGGTAACTCGCTGTTCGACGGCAGCAACGACGGCCGCCTGTCGGGGCTGGAAGTAGTTCTCGTTCTGGTCGCCGCGGCGCTGGTCGCTCCGCTTGCCGTCCGCAGGATTGCGGCGAGTGCAGCCCGGCGCTGGCTGTTGGCGGCTGGGCTCTGTGCCGGAGCGATCGCGCTCGGAACCACCCGATTCCCGGATGCGGTGCCCGACGACTGGGGCCGGACCATCTTCGAGACCCTCATGTGGATGATGCACCTGCTCGGCGGGGCCGTCTGGATCGGCGGCCTGGCTGGATTGCTGCTGCTCGCCTTCCCGGGCGCGATCGCCCCCGTCGACCGGGGTGCGTTCTGGGCCCCGGCGATCCGCCGCTTCTCAGCCGCTGCGATGAGCTGCGTCGGTGCGATCGCACTGTCCGGGTTGTTCCTCTACTGGGAGCATGTGGATGGCCTCTCGCAGCTCCTCACCACGATGTACGGGCGCGTGCTCGGAGTGAAGATCCTGATGTTCGGCACCCTTCTGCTGATCGGCGCCTTCAATCAGTTCTGGCTGCACCCGCGCATCGACGCGCTGCGTGCCGCGGGCGACGAGCGCCCGCTGTACGCCATCCTCGTGCGGAAGTTCCCCGTGACGGTCGCGGTCGAGACCCTGCTCGGGCTGGCGGTCCTGTTCGTCGCACCCTTCCTCCACGGATCAGCCCGCAACCAGGCATATCAAGCCGGTATCGCCAAGCACTCCACCATCGCGGCGGACGATCTGCCCAAGCTCCCTGTCAAGGACGTCAGCCTCTCCACCTGGGTATGGGGCACCACCGAAACCGTCGCTCTCATCGTCCTGCTGATCGCCGGTTACGTGATATCGGGGTATCTCGCCCGCCGCCGTACCGCAGGTCGCGTGACGGCCACCGCGAACGCGCAGGGCGAGCTCAATGCGGCGTGA
- a CDS encoding HAMP domain-containing sensor histidine kinase codes for MSIVRLKGKCPRRDTVERRGTLNRAIITSTAFVAALAALLTCVFAWQLVRSSTESEQRRTLSRQAKVLAGYPLLSVPLLNQEQRLAGYNGIRMAFVPAAGHASGPSAAAVASDTAEALRSGRGVSKTGELHGEQVLLEGAPTDTGGGIVLTQPLTTVEDAADRTRRALLLPAAIGLVGATVAGSLLARRITRPIGRAASSARRLARGERGVTPEPGRHREIAELAEALTALDSDLRRSEKQQHDFLMSVSHELRTPLTAILGYAEALTEDVIAPDDTASVGAIMLSEGRRLEHFVQDLLDLARLEADDFRLDAQPIDLDDLFAQAARTWAVRCTEKDVRFRYDGPGRPMTVRTDGFRVRQVIDGLAENALRVTPSGRQLVFVLRHMPAGAEFQIRDGGPGLTPEDVAVAFERGVLHDRYRDRRPVGSGLGLAIVHRLVLRLTGRIDITGTSPEGGACFTISLPSEPVTPGHSAG; via the coding sequence GTGAGCATCGTCCGCCTCAAGGGGAAGTGCCCCCGCCGAGATACCGTCGAGCGGCGCGGCACCCTCAACCGTGCGATCATCACGTCAACCGCTTTCGTCGCCGCCCTCGCCGCTCTGCTGACCTGCGTATTCGCATGGCAACTCGTGCGCTCCAGCACCGAATCCGAGCAACGCCGCACCTTGTCCCGGCAGGCAAAGGTGCTGGCCGGCTATCCGCTGTTGTCCGTACCCCTCCTCAACCAGGAGCAGCGGCTCGCCGGTTACAACGGCATCCGCATGGCGTTCGTACCGGCGGCGGGTCACGCGTCGGGCCCGTCCGCCGCCGCCGTGGCCTCGGATACGGCCGAGGCACTCCGCTCGGGGCGAGGGGTGTCAAAGACCGGCGAACTCCACGGCGAACAGGTGCTGCTGGAAGGCGCACCCACCGACACGGGGGGCGGAATCGTGCTGACCCAGCCCCTCACGACGGTGGAGGACGCCGCCGACCGAACGCGCCGGGCTCTGCTGCTCCCTGCGGCGATCGGACTGGTCGGAGCCACCGTGGCGGGAAGCCTCCTGGCCCGGCGCATCACCCGGCCGATCGGGCGAGCCGCGTCGTCTGCCCGTCGGCTTGCCCGCGGAGAACGAGGTGTGACACCGGAACCCGGGCGGCACCGCGAAATCGCGGAACTGGCCGAGGCGCTCACCGCTCTGGACAGCGATCTCCGCCGCAGCGAGAAACAGCAGCACGACTTCCTCATGTCCGTGTCCCACGAACTGCGCACACCACTGACGGCAATCCTCGGCTACGCGGAAGCGCTCACCGAGGACGTCATCGCACCGGACGACACCGCTTCGGTCGGCGCGATCATGCTCTCGGAAGGCCGCCGCCTAGAACACTTCGTCCAGGACCTCCTCGATCTAGCCCGCCTGGAGGCGGACGACTTCCGCCTCGACGCCCAGCCGATCGACCTCGACGACCTGTTCGCCCAGGCGGCGCGGACCTGGGCCGTGCGGTGCACGGAGAAGGACGTACGGTTCCGGTACGACGGGCCCGGCAGGCCGATGACCGTCCGAACGGACGGCTTCCGGGTACGGCAGGTCATCGACGGCCTCGCGGAGAACGCGCTGCGCGTCACGCCGTCCGGACGCCAACTCGTCTTCGTTCTGCGCCACATGCCGGCCGGCGCGGAGTTCCAGATCCGCGACGGGGGCCCCGGACTCACCCCCGAGGATGTGGCCGTGGCCTTCGAGCGCGGCGTGCTGCACGACCGGTACCGAGATCGCAGGCCCGTCGGCAGCGGCCTCGGCCTGGCCATTGTGCACCGCCTCGTTCTGAGACTGACCGGGCGCATCGACATCACCGGAACATCACCCGAGGGCGGAGCGTGCTTCACCATCAGCCTTCCGTCGGAGCCGGTGACGCCGGGGCACTCCGCCGGCTGA
- a CDS encoding enolase C-terminal domain-like protein, with protein MTQQPTVTEFSVYPVAGRDCMELNLSGAHGPYFTRNVVVLKDSEGRTGLGEVPGGEAITQTLRDAGSLVLGARVGDYKRVLSAIADRFADRDAGGRGAQTFDLRTTVHAVTAVESGLLDLLGQHLDVPVAALLGDGQQRDAVRVLGYLFYVGDPGRTDLEYVREPESDVDWYRIRHEEALTPEAIVQQAEAAHALYGFRDFKLKGGVLEGSEEVKAVRALKHRFPDARITLDPNGAWSLRQAVELCTPLVGILAYAEDPCGAEGGYSGREILAEFRRATGLPTATNMIATDWRQMTHALALQSVSIPLADPHFWTMQGSVRVAQLCNAMGLTWGCHSNNHFDISLAMVTHCGAAAPGAYNALDTHWIWQEGLERLTVAPPRIVDGEIAVPDTPGLGVRLDMDRLLAAHELYREKTLGARDDATAMRQLVPGWEFDANRPCLVR; from the coding sequence ATGACACAGCAGCCGACCGTCACCGAGTTCTCCGTCTATCCGGTAGCAGGCCGGGACTGCATGGAGCTGAACCTCTCCGGTGCGCACGGCCCCTACTTCACGCGGAACGTCGTGGTTCTCAAGGACTCCGAGGGCCGTACGGGTCTCGGCGAGGTCCCCGGCGGGGAGGCGATCACACAGACGCTGCGTGACGCCGGGTCCCTGGTGCTCGGTGCGAGGGTGGGCGATTACAAGCGGGTCCTGAGTGCGATCGCGGACCGTTTCGCCGATCGCGACGCGGGCGGACGCGGCGCCCAGACCTTCGACCTGCGCACCACCGTCCACGCGGTCACCGCTGTCGAGTCCGGGCTGCTCGATCTCCTGGGGCAGCACCTCGACGTGCCGGTCGCTGCGCTGCTGGGCGACGGACAACAGCGGGACGCCGTCCGGGTGCTGGGCTATCTCTTCTATGTGGGCGATCCCGGCCGGACGGACCTGGAGTATGTACGCGAGCCCGAATCGGACGTGGACTGGTACCGGATCCGCCACGAGGAGGCCCTCACGCCGGAGGCGATCGTCCAGCAGGCAGAAGCCGCTCACGCGCTGTACGGCTTCCGGGACTTCAAGCTCAAGGGCGGTGTCCTGGAGGGTTCCGAGGAGGTCAAGGCCGTACGTGCGCTCAAGCACCGCTTTCCCGACGCCCGGATCACCCTCGATCCGAACGGGGCGTGGTCGCTGCGCCAGGCCGTCGAGCTGTGCACGCCCCTCGTCGGCATCCTCGCGTACGCCGAGGACCCCTGCGGCGCCGAGGGGGGCTACTCCGGGCGGGAGATCCTGGCCGAGTTCCGCCGCGCGACGGGCCTTCCGACCGCGACCAACATGATCGCCACCGACTGGCGGCAGATGACCCACGCCTTGGCCCTCCAGTCGGTCTCCATCCCGCTGGCCGACCCGCATTTCTGGACGATGCAGGGCTCGGTGCGGGTGGCGCAGCTGTGCAACGCGATGGGTCTGACCTGGGGTTGTCACTCGAACAACCACTTCGACATCTCGCTCGCCATGGTCACGCACTGCGGAGCCGCTGCGCCCGGCGCGTACAACGCCCTCGACACGCACTGGATCTGGCAGGAGGGTCTTGAGCGGCTCACTGTCGCCCCACCGCGTATCGTCGACGGCGAGATCGCCGTCCCCGACACCCCAGGCCTGGGTGTCCGGCTCGACATGGACCGGCTCCTCGCGGCGCACGAGCTCTACCGGGAGAAGACGCTCGGAGCTCGCGACGACGCCACAGCGATGCGGCAGCTCGTCCCCGGCTGGGAGTTCGACGCCAATCGACCGTGCCTGGTGCGGTAG